TTAACATTTATCTTCCTTTCAGCTCATCCTCCCGGTTCACCAACGACTGCCTGCCATAACATACTTTATGATCACAACTAACACAACAAACCAAATGCAAATAACAAACCACAATGCAGTGATTATCGAACTTTGATACGTTGAAGCAAAAGCATACCGGCCATTGAGGTTTGTTCCTAGGTTCTTTGGATAGCCATCGCTCAGCGGGGAGGTAAATCCCTGAATGATTGCCTAAGCCACTTCTTATGCAGCATCAAGGGGTCAATTTGATTCCAAGTCCTCTTGCTCTCCCCATTCCTCAAGCTTTCTTTCTCTCCCCATTTCTCAAGCTTTCAACTTTCGGGTAAACTTTGTACTGCCGAGGAGGTAAATTCAACAGCTTGCGAGATTATTCATGGGAAATTCGCAGAAAGCACATAATAAAAATACTTCCAAGAAAGATATTTCCACTTTACTCTTTCTTTTTCCTATATTTTCTAAGAAAGCAAATAGAATTTAAGCAACCGAAAGATAAGTTAGTTAACCAACCTTTTCATCGCACGGGAGCTCACCGAGCTTAGCCTTCGAATTCTGATAAAATGCAGAGCCGCCGCCAGTATTCCGAATCTTTGTAACCGTCGTCGGGTAACCCTAGATCCAGTGTCAGACAAAGGCTAAGTTGCCGACGACAGCTCCGAGCTTCCGTAACCATGGCCATAGCCCCCGCCGCCGCCATCCTTAGGCGTATATCGAATTGGGATGGTCGTCGTATTCGCCGGCACCGGAGGCGTGGTCAAGGTTATCTTCGGGGAATAAGCTGTCGACGGAGTAGCTGCTGTTGTCGACTGGCTGCTCAAATAGCTGCTCAAGTTTGAGCCACAAATCTCGAGACGAAGAAACACCGACTGTGAATGGAATCACTTCCTCTGATAGGGTCGAATTGAAGTAGATAAGAAGATCCTGATCCTTTTCGTACCAGATCTCAAGGGCCGGATTGAGAGATTGATCGGCCAAGAACTGAGAAGGACAAGGTTCAGTGCCGTCGTGGAGATTGTCAGATGCGGTGGAAACCATTTTCAAAGGTGATGGCGGCGAGAATGTGGACATGGCAAAGTTGTTGGCACTCTAAACAAGATAATGAGGTCTAACAGCAGAATGCAAAGCAATTTATTCACCAGCcgcagaaggaaaaaaaatcaagctAAAGTTATGGGAAGCAGATCGAGCGCAATTTGTGGCAGATCGATCAAAAGGTAAGGAAGATGCGAGTTACagagaaagggaaagaagagaggagagaggaaagaagggagtaaaaaagaagggaaataaATGGAAGAGAAATAGGAGAGGAAGATGCGGCAAGGGAGAAGAcaagaagagggagagagaaagtgaggggCCAGGGAGTAAAAATGAGGAGAAAACAAACCTAATATAGAGGATATGCTAGGGTTTCTAGGTAGTAAGACTTTTTAACATATTCTTTTTAACATATTTGGGTTTAAAGTTTGATTTTCAATATATTTGAGCTTAAAATTGAGTTAATGGTGGACTCGAAGTTGGGCTTAGATAATAAATaccaaatataaataaataaaattaacatacattttatttagtttggtttagttttttaatcaacaaaatcaaaatggaaccaataattttttattcGATTTTTTTCAAAGACTTATTTTATTAAAACCCCCACATTGAAATTTAAGGTTTTATGTTATATCATTCCAAATGCTTGCACTCATGGGTTGTATATGCACCATGGTCATGCAGAACCCTCCCAACAATTTCAAGAGAAAATAATCGGCATAAGACATTTGTGATTatttttctccttcttttccCCTTTTTATTGGGTTTTCTCATACTCTCCATACTTTACGCATGGTTTTTTCATGCATTCTCATTTTTGTGATAGGAAACGAAATTGTAGAATTCCGAGTTATCTGAATATATGAACGGTGAAGTCTTCTGTAGTGAGTCTTTATATGCAGTGAGTATTTTGTAGTCAAAACCCTTGACAGTAGAACACTTTGAGATGTAGACACCAGTTTGCTCCTTAACATACTTATATCTCTTAGTTGATTGTTTGATGACCTAATTTAGAATGCCGATCAATTCCTACCAGTCATCAAACCTTAGTTGCTCAGAGAGGGTTTCACTCCCAAGTCAATTTagtttacaataattaaaaatgagtTTATAAGATGTGAAAGATGTGGGGTGTATATAGAAAATATAAGATGGATGTTGAGAATGTAGGGTATGAGGGTATTATGAGAAATGATGTGAGGTGCATTAAGATAATTGTTAATTAAAAAAGCAAATATGGGGGTATATTAAATTTGTGAGGTGTATTCAATAATATGTAGAgtgctaatataataagcctttttcaaactttgattcgttattcaattcaattttttttcggttttcaatttttcaatctcACCCCTTAACAGCGAACGAGGACGATGCTATCGAGTATGAGGCGATTGTGGAGATTTGGAAGGAGGATTGAAAGTTGCAGTTGTTGGACTAgtctttattttgattcacttGCGCCAAAGAAGACGCCATCTCATTGTCGTGGCCCCATTGGAGTTGGTGTTTGCTGCAGTGGCTTGCGGTTATTGGTATACTTTGCATACTCCACTgagtcctctctctctcacacacacagaaaacaaaagaaaaagaaacagagTATTCTGCTCCCTTTGTTTGAAAATTAGCTTGCTATATCAAAGATATGAACTCAGTAAAGCATTGATATTTTAGTAATGGAGTTAAGTGAAATGAGGATCAGAAACCAAATACACTGGAGCAGCTTTCGTAATACAGTACAACGTTAATATAGCGTTCGTGCTATTCATAGATTATTTTGTAGAGAGAAATTCACACATGACATTATGTTATTTAAACATTACAATTGCGGTGTACTCGTGTCATACAAGTCTTTATTCATAGTAGGATCGAAAACTTATGATTAGAATGGATTGAAAATTTAGAAAGATTGTTGACCCGGGTTTTCAACTTTACACTTACGAACAATTTTCTCTACAACCTTCTAGCATTCCACGGAAAATAACTCTTACCTTACAAGATGATGAAAGAAGCATAATATTAGTGTTCACCCTATCCCAACGGATACACCTCTTTGTCCATCAAATTCAGAAAATAAGTCACTTTagtaatcaaaataaattagcTAGGAGACTATGGCAGTctgtttttcttctctttttctttttctggacaGCGGCGGCAGTCCAACTCTAGGCAATGGCGTTGGCCAACATGGAATCACATATGTCCAGACGTCTCTCCAAGGCCCAAAATCAATAGCGTTACGACCAAACCTTTGACCTCTAGGTTTCTCTAAAGTTCTTGCTTGAATGTTGCACTTGATTATGTATCCACACATCTCCAAGTATAAAATATCCCCATCATTCGGGTCCACTGCTAGCACCCGAATCTTGTAGCGGAATCTTATACAATCGTTGATGAAAACATGTTTCCCCACATCCATTTCGTCCAAGGAAGCCTTGTGTATCAAACACCATTTGACTCTTCCTCCTCCGGCTGCCCCATCTTCTTTCAACTCCGAAATGCATACAATGAGAGGGCGACCATTATTATAGGGATTATAAAGTGTTTCTGGTGGCATCCACGTCTGTAATTGGCACATCCGCAGGCGCCCTCGGCAAATCCCTAGACACGCAACAGTCATTGTATAGTCCAAGGGCTCATCAAACTCAATGAATCGACACCCATAGTTACTGCTGTGCGGTGCAAACGGATCAAACCCGATAACGCCACCATAACTCGGCCAATACAACATTCCGTTGTAAGCAATGCCTGGACGGCTGAAGGTGAAACCAAAACTAATACTGCTTTGTTGTGGACATGATACAACTGATTCTCTCCATTCACTAGTTTCTGAAGAGAAGATGTCCACCTTGAATTGAGATAAATAGTTTCCAAGTTGAATAATTCGCACAACCCTGCACCGATACTCATCATTGGTAGTTAAACTACCGCCACCATTATCTTGTTCTTGGCTGGCATAGTAGGGATCGCAGATGAATCCCACTTGTGCGATCTTGTGGTGTGGAGGGGCGGGAGGAAGGGCAACACATTGCATGGCGTTTGGATTACATATGTAGTATTTATGTGGATCCTCCTTGGTCAGGCAGCACAAAACTAAGTCATTATACATGGCCACCACTAGCTTTTCTTTTGTGCCTTTAAACCGCGGGATGAAGTGAAGAGCTACAATGCTTGTTTTCCAAAGCAGAGCATCGAAGATGATATGACGAAAGGTGAAGCCGGCAGGGGAAGGTTTGGCGGTACGGTTCGAGAACAAAAGAGTACGCAGCAGCGTAATGGGTTTGTTCTTATCAATTTGCATGCATAGAAAGCGGCCAGCAAAATAAGAATCAGAGATGAGAGCCAACCACCGCTTGCACACACGCTTATTTCGACGAGCGTATTTGTAAGGAAGTCGGCAAAGGATTTCAACCAATACGCCATCAGGCAGATCATTGATGAGGAGGAGTTTTGATGCCAACTGCTCATCAGAAGCAGAAGGCAGGGGCTGGGATCCCATGGCCGCAGGAATCGGACAACCAACTGCAattaaaaattctaaaattctaATATGCAATCCAACACTGAATATATCCTACTTATATACAGCGAATCCGAAACCTAATCGAAAAAGGAAATCATTTTTGGGTAAGAAATAAAAATCCGATAAAATTCAAATTAGAATAGGAAACTAACTCTCCTGCTTGGTGTCTTCGCCGCTGTGAAGAAAATGGGTCGAGAGAGAGGATGTCGGCGATGATGGGTGTGACCGGAAGATGGGGCTCTGGCTGCAACATCGATCGGGTTTAgctggaaaacggctcgaaagtggtcTTCTTGGTCTCTAGTTAGCccctttcgagccgttttccggtCAAAACATGGTGAATTAGTCGTCAAGaaatgtaccattctctttaTGTCGTTAAgaattatgattttcatttttgaattattcaatttcgttgagtattaaagaagttatgaacgtttaaagtttacccagtttctgacgagttttccagtttttccgcaaaccagtcacctttcagactattttctggccatctctGTCAACCAttaggcttccaaataggtataatcttgttctacactttcctatcttcattttgatatattatgggtcgaatttggttaagaaacgattgagttacaaagcatTGAAAATTActcaaacttccggccaagagctccgacatacttaacagagtttttaacagaatgaccaaaataatggatggtagacaatctcagagaccatttctaTTGGTTTTCAATCTCAAGGActaaagtgatgtgttatgcaaatcttaggcaccattttggctaaaaacaaccaactacatattaatagaacATTTTTTATCAATCAGAAAAGGGTGATAATACAATTTAGTCTTCTATCCAATtactaaaatatcgataatatcggcgaaatatcgccgatattatcgtttttcagAGAGACCGATATTTTCCCACGTATCCTCCTAattatcgtcaaaatatcgtGATATATTCGATATTATCGAAACAATCGTTGTGGCTCCGTTGTCAGAAAGGCAACCGAGGCTGCGTCATCGCAGCTGCCCAGATCTCTCTGCAATCCAGGCTCAGAACCAAGATCTGCGCCTCCGCCGTCAGAAATGAAAAATCCATTTTCTCTGGATCCCAAAACCCGCTCGGGTTTGATGGATTCTCCGCTTCGTACGGCCTAAACAAGGCCTCCCATTACCTGATGGTGCTCGCCGAGAGGTGAGAAAGGGAGGAAGAACGGTCcacaggtggtgatggtgctcgCCGGAGTGTGCGCCACTGTGGTGGAGGTCACGATGAGGTGTGGGTGTGGTGTGTCTGTGCTCCGGGAAGGAGAGTTCTAGAGAGATAGTTAGTTGAATTGAAGAGGAAAAGCAAAGAACACCATATAATAAATGAAACCCAGAAGATAAAATGATCGATTTCTTACCTAAGATttcaaagaagaagagagagagagagagggaggcaaAAAAAATGCCTAAAACCCTAGAGAAAGTGTGTGTTTAGGAAATTTCGCTGAGAAGTGAGGAGATTGCTTTGCTAGAGGTTTctggagaagagagagagagagagagaaagagagagggagaaagatttCTAGGATTTTGTGTTTCAAGGAATTTCTCTCAAGGCAAGATTTTTTACGGGCTGATGGGaaataaaagagagagagaaagagagagagagagagagagagagagagagagacttatgggatacaaaaaagaaaatgtcagGATTTGGAATCTCAATTTGGGACCTTGGGTTATGTGAGGGAGGTGAGATGGAGGGGTCACCATGTGGTTTGAAGAAAATGTTAAACActaatttcattcaaaatatcttatatttatttttttatttttttaaattaaattgttttatttggGAAATCCATCTTTGAGACCTTGAAAGTCTCTTTGAAGATCAAATCATGCTATATACTTGAAACTCTAATGTCACATATActgttttttgtaaaaaaataacatatttttcaTGTCTTTCTTATATTGtaataattcattatatataaataattatggtgtgtttaaacttttttcattaattactacatattttctacactcacaatgtttaccagctcgttatataatcaacttaaatcagttaaatccatcatgcaatgcatttccttccaattttttgtgataaactaatagataattgactaaataaacatcttgcaaagtttcaataaaaatttccaagtttttcttataatttccgtgatttttattcaatttttatctatatcgataatatcccaatatttccatcgatatttccgtgtttttgaactactgatatttccgatatcatcgatattttataccaagATCATTTTTgaacattaacgattcaatattttatttcttttctttgaaccattaacatactttcgtagtaacgaaactctcacacttgagttcctgaaaaacctcaaatccactatacttaaaacaacatattgcattttgtgttcttgctagaacctctcttttatgaactaaacgttcataaactaaatcaaacttgtagtttcgaatttagtgcctttgaaacccaaagttttcataaaataatacacccatgaaaacttgacatttttcatgaaaccatgtcttagaactcgaatgttctaactttgatgcttatggatgattcattctcatagcaccaatcacaatcttgttcctcCCAATTCAGTGGATCATAATCTCCACTTCAGAGAAACAAAATCGAGTTTTGATGCTTATACCCTCAGAAAAACAAAATCTCCGAGAAACCAACATTGGATGCTATCAACAACAAAGGCCAAATTGGATTGTTCATCCCCGTGATCATAGGACACTTGCATGATGACCCCTGTGGTGAAAAAACTAGGAATTAAACCTCTGTGATCTAgaatgttagcaaatttagtccaaaagtaagATTTCTGTTAAAGGACTGTTAAAAGTGGGGGTAAAACTGTATTTTCAGTTCCAATTAACATTGAAttggggttttttttaatttaaaaaattaagcattattttttttgttaattgttataaaaaaaattatttattttaaatgtcaATTGGAACTGAAAATATAGTTTTACCCATACTTTTAACAGTCATTTAACAAAAATcttacttttggactaaatttgctaacattTTAGACCACAGGGTTTAATTCCTAGTTTTTTCACCACAGGGGTTATCATGCAAGTTTCCTATGACCACGGGGATGCATAATCCAATTTGGCCCAACAACAAAATATGTGTGAGTCAACATATTGTGAATTCATATTTGATTGAATGATGATAAATATGGATGCAGAATTACCAGTATCCACAGAGTAGTCAGCCCTTCTTTGGTGTCAGCAAAGGACTTCAAGGTTTCAACAGGAAGACTCAATAACTCTTTGGCCAGATGCAACCTTCCTTTGGTAGTCTTTGCATTAAAGAACATGTCCCGGAGTAGGGCCTCCTTGTTCGTGTAAAGGACATCTGAAAGTTCAACTGCATCAAGTCTCCTTGTTATGTGTCTAACTTCAGCCCTTTCCGAATCTGATTGTCTCTGAATACCCGCAATGGCGTCTGCTTCTGCTGTGTAATCATTTCCGGTAGTCGGTATGTCAATTATACGCACTGCCTCCCGGAGGCCACTCATCATCGCACCACCAACAGTGTCAGGATGCTCCTTGCAGGTAGCTTCACCAGCAAAAAATAGGCAATTCTCAACAGGTCTCCCTAGTATATCATAATCTTCCCCCGAAGCTCCAACAGCAACATATGAGTAGGCAACCCCAATCTGTCGCAACTGATGCAACAGGATCAGGTACTGAAGCCTCTCCAAACAATTTACGAAGAACCACTATCCCATGGGTAACATGTTCAGTAGAGCTCATATTTTGCCCATCTATAGCTGCCTTACCAACCACTAAGGCTATGAAAACAGGAGCCCCGACGGTTTTCTTGACATTCCAGAACATAAAGCGCTGGCCCCAGTTCTGTTTCCTCAGCAGTTGCTCCAAAGTAATCCACAGAATCATCCCAAAAGACACCTGGAAATTCCAAAACTACTTTATTAAGAACTCCAAACCCAAGCCGCAGGATGGAAGAATGTTTCCAGTGGGGCAATGGTGAGGAAAATTTGATGGTTTCTGCTTTTAAGCACCCAAGAGGCACCGTAATCAAAATCACATCTCCTGAAAAATCGCTGCCATTAGATATGGAAACCTTGACTTTGTTATACCGGTTAGTGTTCAATCCAGCATCCTTGGTGCCATATGAAATATCAGTGACTACATGATTCAAGTGAATTTGAAGTCCTTCTCCAAGAGACTCAACAACAGTGCTGTAACCCCCTTTAATCATGCAGTGAGCTCCTCCAAAGCCACCATAAACATCATCCTGGTTCCAGTTGGGGAGAGATACCTCCTTCAGTGGAGCAGCAGAACCATAATCCAAATTGGCAAAATGCCAATCCATGACCCTCCTCTCAAGCTTTTGACAACTTTTCTCAGCtctat
Above is a window of Malus sylvestris chromosome 15, drMalSylv7.2, whole genome shotgun sequence DNA encoding:
- the LOC126605696 gene encoding uncharacterized protein LOC126605696, translating into MGSQPLPSASDEQLASKLLLINDLPDGVLVEILCRLPYKYARRNKRVCKRWLALISDSYFAGRFLCMQIDKNKPITLLRTLLFSNRTAKPSPAGFTFRHIIFDALLWKTSIVALHFIPRFKGTKEKLVVAMYNDLVLCCLTKEDPHKYYICNPNAMQCVALPPAPPHHKIAQVGFICDPYYASQEQDNGGGSLTTNDEYRCRVVRIIQLGNYLSQFKVDIFSSETSEWRESVVSCPQQSSISFGFTFSRPGIAYNGMLYWPSYGGVIGFDPFAPHSSNYGCRFIEFDEPLDYTMTVACLGICRGRLRMCQLQTWMPPETLYNPYNNGRPLIVCISELKEDGAAGGGRVKWCLIHKASLDEMDVGKHVFINDCIRFRYKIRVLAVDPNDGDILYLEMCGYIIKCNIQARTLEKPRGQRFGRNAIDFGPWRDVWTYVIPCWPTPLPRVGLPPLSRKRKREEKQTAIVS